The DNA sequence CTGACGATCATCCTGGCGCAGGAGATCGGGCGCTACGGCGTGCGCGTCAACGCGATCACCCCCGTGGCGCGCACCCGGATGACCGAGGACGTGCCCGGCATCAAGGACATGGTGGCGGCACCCGCGGATCCGGCGGCGTTCGACACCTACCACCCCGCCAACGTCGCGCCGATCGTCGCGCACCTGCTCACCGACGCCTGCGATGTCACCGGAAAGGTCTTCTACGCCAAGGGCGGGGAGATCCGGCAGTTCCTGCCCTGGCACTACGGCCAGACCATCGTCAAGGAGGGGCGGTGGACGCTCGACGAGCTCGCCGTCGAGATGAAGCCGCTCGAGCAGGACGCAGCCGACGGATCGGGGGCCACCCATGGCTGACCCCGCCGCCGTGGGCACCGAGGGCGCCCCCTTCCGGCTCGACGTCGAACGCGGCAAGATCCGCGAGTTCGCCCGGGCCACCGGCACCGCCGACCTGACCGGCATCGACGCGCAGGACGCGCCGGTGAGCCAGCCGACGTTCCTCACCACCGCGCTGCACTGGCAGACCGGCGACGCCAACCCGTGGCCCGCCGTCAAGCTAGACCAGCAGCGCGGCCTGCATGCCGAGCAGGAGTTCACGTTCTTCGGCGCGCCGCCGCGTGCGGGCACCAGGCTGGAGGGGCGCGCGCGGATCTCCGACATCTACACGAAGCAGGGCCGCCGCGGCGGCGAGATGACGTTCGCCGTGATGGTCACCGACTATTACGACGAGTCCGGCCGGCTTGTCGCGCAGGCGAAGATGACCGGCGTGGAGACGGCCCGTCCCCCGAAGGAGGACGAAGCATGAGCGCCGCGAGGACTACGAGCACGCCGGCCGCCCTGACCCCGCCCGCGCCGTGGACGGTGGGGCCAGTGACCCGCACCGACTTCGTGCGGTACCAGGGCGCGTCGGGCGACATGAACCCCATCCACCACGACGAGGAGTTCGCCCGCGCGGCGGGGTTCGACGCGCCGTTCGCGGTGGGCATGTACCAGGCCGGGCTGCTCGGCACCTACGCCACCGAGTGGCTGGGCGCGGAGAACGTGCGCTCGTTCCGCATCCGGTTCCTCGAACAGGTGTGGCCGGGCGACACGCTCACGGCCACCGCCGAGGTGGTGCGGGAGTACACGGCCGACGACGGCGCCGCACGCGTCGACATTGAGCTGGTGTGCACGCGGCAGACCGGCGGAGCAGCCGTGAAGGCGTGGGCGACGTTCGTCGTGCCGGACGGCGGGGCCGGCTCATGAAGGCCCAACAGGTGCACGAGC is a window from the Tomitella gaofuii genome containing:
- a CDS encoding MaoC/PaaZ C-terminal domain-containing protein, producing the protein MSAARTTSTPAALTPPAPWTVGPVTRTDFVRYQGASGDMNPIHHDEEFARAAGFDAPFAVGMYQAGLLGTYATEWLGAENVRSFRIRFLEQVWPGDTLTATAEVVREYTADDGAARVDIELVCTRQTGGAAVKAWATFVVPDGGAGS
- a CDS encoding FAS1-like dehydratase domain-containing protein; translated protein: MADPAAVGTEGAPFRLDVERGKIREFARATGTADLTGIDAQDAPVSQPTFLTTALHWQTGDANPWPAVKLDQQRGLHAEQEFTFFGAPPRAGTRLEGRARISDIYTKQGRRGGEMTFAVMVTDYYDESGRLVAQAKMTGVETARPPKEDEA